One Succinivibrio dextrinosolvens DNA window includes the following coding sequences:
- a CDS encoding PaaI family thioesterase: MNGEKMSLHLQHTMVETLGIKMFRDETGVFRATMPVDSRTCQLFGLLNGGASVALAENLAGYASLKLCDKDSIPVGSCVSANHVAPGFFNSEVHAVATPIKIGKTIHIWNVDVFNEKEQLLSTIRMTNLIIKDTHNLREALINATVDKD, from the coding sequence ATGAACGGAGAAAAAATGTCTCTTCATCTGCAGCATACCATGGTTGAGACTCTTGGTATAAAAATGTTCAGGGACGAGACCGGTGTTTTTAGGGCAACTATGCCTGTTGACAGCAGAACCTGTCAGCTCTTCGGCCTTTTGAATGGAGGCGCCAGTGTTGCTCTTGCTGAGAATCTGGCAGGCTATGCCTCATTAAAGCTGTGTGACAAGGATTCAATACCAGTTGGTTCCTGTGTAAGTGCAAATCATGTGGCTCCTGGTTTTTTCAATTCAGAGGTACATGCGGTTGCGACTCCTATAAAAATAGGTAAAACCATTCATATCTGGAATGTGGATGTGTTTAACGAAAAAGAGCAGCTGCTTTCAACCATAAGAATGACCAATTTAATAATTAAAGATACCCATAATTTGAGAGAGGCTCTTATAAATGCGACAGTGGACAAAGATTAA
- a CDS encoding DEAD/DEAH box helicase, with amino-acid sequence MENNSIKLLDVDLKRWMFKKGWQSLLPIQEKSIAPILERKNDVIISASTASGKTEAAFLPALTAIHKTRELSGVRILYISPLKALINDQYRRLDEMTEFLKIKVTPWHGDVSISKKNQILDEPEGIILTTPESLESLLINHKSWIESSMKNLFYVIIDEFHAFMGSQRGYQLQSQLHRIENLIGKRVTRVALSATFSDANGVMSYLRPNSSIPCEVITAAKSSEDKLSVQIKGYDHIALDDPELEGKVLPKEFDAISDDIFRLLRGSTNLVFCNSRFCTETLAGKLEQKSKSRFVPNEFFPHHGSLSKELRESLEYRLQEGRWPTTAICTATLELGIDISDVSSIAQVEHPITVASLRQRLGRAGRREHNAVLRVFIPEALTDTKKTELYEDTVMTVAMIELLLERWYEPPLEHEYAFSTLLQQTLSVIASYGSVSTKALHELLCKTGPFSLCTPKIFMQFLKCLGEKDLIVQLNDGSLALGLEGEKIVSNWNFYAAFDTPKEFTIEHEGHQIGTIPLSQDLIIGDTFLFAGRGWKVNFFSQERHLIGVKAYPHDAQPLQMNGSAGHIHNEVRKRMFEIYRNRKVPVYLNKVAAKHVLQGIEQFERMHLEHSHIYDGPTGIALFPWQGDKVIRTIVLMLKKESIDASAYKSHIELAYTPKDSLKVAVYNILNYENISGTDLIKKVNNLDREKHDSYISMDLKRMSFAHSELDIEGALDFFAVLRKEL; translated from the coding sequence ATGGAAAATAATTCAATAAAACTGCTGGATGTTGATCTTAAGCGATGGATGTTTAAAAAAGGCTGGCAGTCTCTGCTGCCGATTCAGGAAAAGTCCATCGCTCCGATCCTTGAAAGAAAAAATGATGTCATTATTTCAGCATCTACTGCCAGTGGTAAAACAGAAGCTGCCTTTCTGCCTGCTCTGACTGCAATTCATAAAACCAGGGAACTCTCTGGAGTCAGAATTCTTTATATAAGTCCGCTTAAGGCATTAATTAACGATCAGTACCGCCGCCTTGATGAGATGACAGAGTTTCTTAAGATTAAGGTAACTCCATGGCACGGTGATGTTTCCATCTCCAAGAAAAACCAGATTCTTGATGAGCCTGAAGGCATAATTCTTACAACTCCAGAGTCACTTGAATCACTTCTGATAAATCACAAAAGCTGGATAGAATCTTCCATGAAGAATCTGTTCTATGTGATTATTGATGAGTTCCATGCTTTTATGGGCTCTCAGCGCGGTTATCAGCTTCAGTCTCAGCTGCATCGTATAGAAAACCTTATTGGAAAGAGGGTAACGCGAGTAGCTCTGTCGGCAACCTTTTCAGATGCCAATGGCGTTATGTCATATCTTCGTCCTAACTCCTCCATTCCATGTGAGGTTATAACTGCAGCTAAAAGCAGTGAAGATAAGCTTTCTGTTCAGATTAAGGGGTATGATCATATAGCCCTGGATGATCCTGAACTTGAAGGCAAGGTGCTTCCAAAGGAGTTTGATGCTATCTCCGATGACATTTTCAGGCTGTTACGCGGTTCCACAAATCTGGTGTTCTGCAATTCCAGATTCTGTACAGAAACTCTTGCTGGAAAACTTGAGCAGAAAAGCAAGAGCAGGTTTGTTCCTAATGAGTTTTTCCCGCATCACGGCTCTTTATCAAAGGAGCTCAGAGAAAGCCTTGAATACCGACTGCAGGAGGGCAGATGGCCAACTACTGCCATCTGTACTGCCACTTTAGAGCTGGGTATTGATATTTCCGATGTCTCATCTATTGCCCAGGTTGAGCATCCTATTACTGTAGCCTCTTTAAGACAGCGATTGGGGCGCGCTGGTCGCCGTGAACATAATGCTGTTCTGAGAGTCTTTATTCCAGAAGCTCTGACAGATACTAAAAAAACTGAGCTTTATGAGGACACAGTTATGACTGTGGCCATGATAGAGTTACTATTAGAACGTTGGTATGAACCTCCATTAGAGCATGAATATGCCTTTTCGACACTACTGCAGCAGACTCTGTCGGTGATTGCCTCTTATGGAAGTGTCTCTACCAAGGCTCTGCATGAACTTCTGTGCAAGACCGGTCCGTTTTCTCTGTGTACTCCAAAAATCTTTATGCAGTTTTTAAAGTGTCTTGGAGAAAAAGATCTCATTGTACAGCTCAATGATGGCTCCCTGGCTTTAGGTCTTGAGGGTGAGAAAATTGTATCCAACTGGAATTTCTATGCGGCCTTTGATACACCAAAGGAATTCACAATTGAGCATGAGGGGCATCAGATAGGTACCATTCCTTTATCTCAGGATCTGATTATTGGTGATACCTTCCTTTTTGCCGGTCGAGGCTGGAAGGTTAATTTCTTCTCTCAGGAAAGACATCTGATTGGTGTTAAAGCTTATCCTCATGACGCTCAGCCACTGCAGATGAACGGCAGTGCCGGACATATTCACAATGAGGTCAGAAAGAGAATGTTTGAAATATACCGAAACCGAAAAGTACCGGTATATCTCAATAAGGTTGCCGCAAAACACGTTCTGCAGGGAATAGAGCAGTTTGAACGAATGCATCTTGAGCATTCACATATTTATGATGGTCCAACCGGAATTGCTCTGTTTCCATGGCAGGGGGATAAGGTAATCAGAACCATTGTGCTGATGCTCAAAAAGGAATCCATTGATGCCTCTGCATATAAATCTCATATAGAGCTGGCCTACACTCCAAAGGACAGTCTTAAGGTTGCGGTATACAATATCCTCAATTATGAGAATATAAGCGGAACCGATCTTATTAAAAAGGTTAATAATCTTGATCGAGAAAAACACGACAGCTATATTTCAATGGATTTAAAGCGAATGTCCTTTGCCCACAGTGAACTGGATATTGAGGGGGCTCTGGATTTCTTTGCTGTTTTAAGGAAAGAACTTTAA
- a CDS encoding nucleoside recognition domain-containing protein, which translates to MLNFRVIIKNAVEYVSLVMVIAFFSGLCAKGPEWLSAFDYSTILGKFGTIAGTSDNFTGHGDISVRSAFLFALSIIPGIILSLGVLSVAGYLGALNAAGRIFSFILKPLLGLPGSSAFAIISSLQSSDSGAVMTKDLYDQKIISKKQRCIFSAFEFSSGGSIGVYLTAMPIISAHLNLPILLPLGIILIMKIVGANLIRAYLYVRNDEISDSYPGEERAAVLNTRKQNIEDITNIADAFISGARRAINISLNIMMPNVIMAFVLTVVLMKIGAMDFLGKIGSPLMQLFDLNGQSMVVLVSAWFSGLGGVAMGATLCATGEISQTQLAIITPAIFLMGAQLQYMGRILGVIGLEFRNYRLMFAISIINAFLSILVMKAIV; encoded by the coding sequence TTGTTAAATTTCAGAGTGATAATCAAGAATGCTGTGGAATATGTATCGCTGGTCATGGTGATAGCCTTTTTCTCTGGACTGTGTGCCAAAGGTCCGGAGTGGCTCTCTGCATTTGATTATTCAACTATTCTCGGCAAGTTCGGAACTATTGCCGGAACCTCTGATAATTTTACAGGTCACGGAGATATCAGTGTCAGAAGTGCCTTTTTATTTGCTCTGTCCATAATTCCAGGCATCATTCTTTCATTAGGCGTGCTTTCTGTTGCCGGCTATCTTGGCGCACTGAATGCAGCAGGACGTATTTTTTCCTTTATTCTTAAACCATTATTAGGACTTCCTGGCTCATCGGCCTTTGCGATTATAAGTTCCCTGCAAAGCTCAGATAGCGGTGCGGTGATGACCAAAGATCTCTATGATCAGAAAATCATCAGCAAAAAACAACGCTGCATCTTTTCTGCCTTTGAATTCTCATCTGGCGGTTCTATAGGTGTATATCTGACAGCGATGCCTATCATTTCTGCTCATCTTAATCTGCCTATTCTGCTGCCTTTAGGTATTATTCTGATTATGAAGATTGTAGGAGCCAACCTCATAAGAGCTTATCTTTATGTAAGAAATGATGAAATCTCAGATAGTTACCCCGGTGAGGAAAGGGCCGCTGTGCTGAACACTAGAAAGCAGAACATCGAGGATATTACAAATATAGCTGATGCCTTCATAAGCGGAGCCAGAAGAGCAATCAATATCAGTCTTAACATTATGATGCCGAACGTGATTATGGCATTTGTTCTGACTGTGGTCCTCATGAAAATCGGAGCTATGGATTTTTTAGGGAAGATTGGCTCCCCTCTGATGCAGCTATTTGATTTAAACGGTCAGTCAATGGTGGTTCTGGTCTCAGCCTGGTTCTCCGGACTTGGCGGGGTAGCCATGGGGGCAACATTGTGTGCTACAGGAGAGATTTCTCAGACTCAGCTGGCAATTATTACTCCGGCTATTTTCCTGATGGGGGCTCAGCTGCAGTATATGGGGCGAATCCTCGGAGTAATAGGACTTGAGTTTCGTAACTATAGACTGATGTTTGCCATCAGTATTATCAATGCGTTCCTGTCTATTCTGGTTATGAAGGCGATTGTCTGA
- a CDS encoding ATP-binding protein, which translates to MANIRPRERSAIIQSLRAGVTPRIGLEYIQVGRVNEVKALIKDLDNIADKGSAFRIVIGDFGAGKSFFLQLIRYIALEKGLVVVNADLSPDRRLFASTGQSRNLYKELARNLSTRAHPEGNAMVPLVEKFITEQRRIADEQGLDVEQVIKDKLNSLSELVDGYDFAQVIATYWKAYNDNNEDLKNSAIRYLRGEYTSKADARRDLGVRAIVEDHNVYDHIKLLSRFVTQAGYKGLLVNLDEVVNLYKLPSQRARNSNYEQILRILNDCFQGSAQSIGFLFGGTPEFLMDQRKGLYSYEALHSRLAENTFAQIANVVDYNSPILILQNLSPEEIYVLLCNIRNVFANGKKENYILPDEALTAFLEHCSKNIGDAYFRTPRNTIKAFVDLLSILEQNPDLNWKTLIGNISIESETDSSLVSISSDTVEDSSKENASENTESEDDDDDLTSFTL; encoded by the coding sequence ATGGCAAACATCAGACCTCGTGAAAGATCTGCTATTATCCAGTCTCTTCGTGCTGGCGTGACCCCAAGAATCGGTCTTGAGTATATACAGGTCGGAAGAGTAAATGAAGTTAAGGCTCTGATAAAGGATCTTGATAATATTGCTGACAAGGGCAGTGCCTTCCGTATTGTTATCGGTGATTTCGGTGCCGGTAAATCATTCTTTCTACAGCTTATAAGATATATTGCTCTGGAGAAGGGACTTGTGGTTGTAAACGCGGATTTGTCTCCTGACAGAAGACTGTTTGCATCTACTGGTCAGTCTCGTAATCTTTATAAGGAACTTGCCAGAAATCTATCTACAAGAGCTCATCCTGAAGGTAATGCCATGGTACCTCTAGTTGAGAAATTCATTACTGAACAGAGACGTATTGCTGATGAACAGGGACTTGATGTTGAGCAGGTAATCAAGGATAAACTCAATTCCCTGTCTGAACTGGTGGATGGTTATGATTTTGCTCAGGTAATTGCTACCTATTGGAAAGCTTACAACGATAATAACGAGGATCTTAAGAATAGCGCGATCCGTTATCTTAGAGGAGAATATACTTCAAAGGCAGATGCCAGACGTGATCTTGGTGTAAGAGCAATTGTTGAGGATCATAATGTCTATGATCACATCAAACTTCTGAGCCGTTTTGTTACTCAGGCCGGTTACAAAGGACTGCTGGTTAACCTCGATGAGGTGGTAAATCTTTACAAGCTTCCTTCTCAGAGAGCCCGTAATTCAAATTATGAGCAGATCTTAAGAATCTTAAATGATTGCTTCCAGGGATCAGCTCAGTCTATTGGATTCCTGTTTGGCGGCACCCCTGAGTTTCTGATGGATCAGAGAAAAGGTCTTTATTCATATGAAGCTCTGCATTCACGTCTTGCAGAGAATACTTTTGCTCAGATTGCGAATGTTGTTGACTACAACAGTCCTATTCTGATTTTGCAGAATCTGTCTCCTGAGGAGATTTATGTTCTGCTGTGCAATATCAGAAATGTCTTTGCTAACGGTAAAAAGGAAAACTATATTCTTCCTGATGAGGCTTTAACAGCATTCTTAGAGCACTGTTCAAAGAATATTGGAGATGCCTATTTCAGAACTCCTCGCAATACTATTAAAGCTTTTGTGGATTTATTATCTATCCTTGAGCAGAATCCGGATCTGAACTGGAAGACTCTGATCGGTAATATTTCCATCGAATCTGAAACTGATTCCTCTCTTGTATCCATATCATCTGATACTGTTGAAGACTCTTCAAAAGAGAACGCTTCTGAAAATACAGAATCTGAAGATGACGATGATGATTTAACCTCATTTACTTTATAA
- a CDS encoding AAA family ATPase yields MDKKKIIVGMRSLSEIRDKGGIYIDKTRFIDYLENNAVTSVPVFLRPRRFGKSLTASMLHCYYDIAKKDTFEKNFKGTWIYDHRTPLASSYYVIHFDFSDVSSEPSEVNYTFLTSVGSAINSFSNTYPDKGLSQKQLDFSSYKTATDLMLVFLNNFSNKAKKGEYLYVIIDEYDHFANEILTRNKEAFKDITSTAEGHEGLIKRFYALLKKFYRGEGNGSIDRFFITGVSSVSLDSVTSGFNIATNISSISLFNEMIGFTHDELSEIIDETVDFSQLPDISKEQLMQIMEENFDGYAFEKKAKLKMCNSNLCLTYLGRLILERELPLLNEISLNDDAGKLNGMLNLCEDDVREEIVRAMFNKEPIVTELPDKMNLNSTNYFDKSQMVSLLYHLGYLTIDTETSRKKGITCFVIPNKVYEKLFLDYCRMAIGYRADVYKDLSSMYEETADITTLLETLTEQIEKKINPQSLGKFTEMALQLICDSIINNGGDRQLKSYTEFYTGKGFADIFVKNTYPNGHNFLLELKYLHKKDGCKPAVEGKLLEAKEEIERYRQGTVLKEKVGNHPLDCYAIVFVGSECRLSQRID; encoded by the coding sequence ATGGATAAGAAAAAAATCATAGTTGGAATGCGCTCTCTATCTGAGATTAGAGATAAGGGTGGTATTTATATTGATAAAACCCGTTTTATTGATTACCTTGAGAATAATGCCGTAACCAGTGTTCCTGTATTCCTTCGACCTAGACGTTTTGGGAAGAGCCTTACTGCAAGTATGCTGCACTGCTACTACGATATCGCTAAAAAAGATACCTTCGAAAAGAATTTCAAAGGTACCTGGATATATGATCACAGAACCCCTCTAGCCAGTTCATATTACGTCATTCATTTTGATTTTTCAGATGTTTCCTCAGAACCTTCGGAGGTTAACTATACATTTCTCACTTCTGTAGGCAGTGCAATTAACTCCTTTAGTAATACCTACCCAGATAAAGGTCTTTCTCAAAAGCAGCTAGATTTTTCAAGTTATAAAACGGCAACGGATCTTATGCTTGTTTTTCTGAATAATTTCTCAAATAAGGCGAAGAAAGGGGAGTATCTGTATGTAATCATTGATGAGTATGATCACTTCGCCAATGAAATTCTGACCAGAAATAAAGAAGCATTCAAGGATATAACATCAACGGCTGAAGGTCATGAAGGACTCATCAAGAGATTCTATGCTCTATTAAAGAAATTTTATAGAGGAGAAGGAAATGGCAGCATCGACAGATTCTTTATTACAGGGGTGTCATCGGTTTCTTTAGACTCTGTAACCTCGGGCTTTAATATAGCAACGAATATCAGTTCAATATCATTATTCAATGAGATGATAGGTTTTACTCATGATGAGTTATCAGAGATTATTGATGAGACTGTGGATTTTTCACAGTTGCCAGATATTTCCAAAGAGCAGCTAATGCAGATTATGGAAGAAAACTTTGACGGTTACGCTTTTGAGAAAAAAGCAAAACTGAAAATGTGTAATTCTAATCTCTGTCTTACCTATCTTGGAAGATTAATTTTGGAAAGGGAACTTCCTTTGCTGAATGAAATCTCTCTGAATGATGATGCAGGCAAACTCAACGGAATGCTGAATCTCTGTGAGGACGATGTCAGAGAAGAAATAGTCAGGGCAATGTTTAACAAAGAGCCTATTGTGACAGAATTACCTGACAAGATGAATCTTAACAGTACCAATTATTTTGATAAATCTCAGATGGTATCTCTGCTTTATCACCTAGGATATCTGACAATTGATACAGAAACCTCCAGAAAAAAAGGAATTACATGTTTTGTCATTCCCAATAAAGTCTATGAGAAACTGTTCCTAGACTACTGCCGTATGGCTATTGGCTACAGAGCAGATGTCTACAAGGATTTATCCTCTATGTATGAAGAGACTGCTGATATAACAACTCTCCTTGAGACATTAACAGAGCAGATAGAGAAAAAAATAAATCCACAGTCTTTAGGAAAATTTACCGAGATGGCACTGCAGCTGATATGTGACAGTATTATCAACAACGGTGGCGACAGACAGCTTAAATCATATACTGAGTTTTATACCGGTAAAGGCTTTGCTGATATCTTTGTAAAGAATACCTATCCTAACGGACATAATTTCCTGTTAGAGCTTAAATACCTGCATAAAAAGGATGGCTGCAAGCCTGCTGTTGAAGGTAAACTTTTAGAGGCCAAGGAGGAAATCGAAAGATACAGACAGGGGACAGTTCTAAAAGAAAAGGTCGGTAATCATCCTCTTGACTGCTATGCGATTGTATTTGTAGGCTCTGAGTGCAGATTGAGCCAGAGGATAGATTAG
- the recJ gene encoding single-stranded-DNA-specific exonuclease RecJ — protein MKIVRRDIVDDSHLQTYVSDPIIRQILARRGIKSESEVTCQLSDIYHYRDLHDIDKASNIIADAIENGDKILVSGDYDVDGITGTALGVRGLKDLGASEVRYFVPSRYEGGYGVSNETVDDAVSHGVKLLLTVDNGVSCLESINYAKSKGLKVVITDHHETPELLPDADAIVDPKLPEDKFPSKNLCGAGVLFYVLVATRAVLRDRDFYKNSKVPLIARFLDLVALGTIGDVMQLDANNRKLVKYGFDKIKAGKSIIGIKALAASCRVDLAAINSVSIAFDLCPRLNAPGRIKLENNPAVSLMLTDDETEACIIARDLEMCNKRRGDYERVFLKEATEDALKQEGNCAIVLYRPNWLVGLGGLIASRIKEKFSVPCFVFSGSGDELAGSARSVPGFSIVKNLQLLSEKCPDLLIRFGGHAMAAGASIHKDNFEKFKELFNQVAKENLGNPNDEEIISDGEQPSNYLTIGFARDLEAYGPWGNGFEEPCFDGEYTVEDVILVGNRHLRFSLRNDDGSYMRGIKLRATPSEREIKANMRVRAVYTIGVNHYMGSQRLEIKISSIEKVEKKA, from the coding sequence GTGAAAATAGTACGACGTGATATCGTTGATGATAGTCACCTGCAGACCTATGTATCCGATCCGATTATCCGGCAGATACTTGCAAGACGAGGCATCAAATCAGAAAGTGAGGTTACCTGTCAGCTTTCAGATATCTACCATTACAGAGATCTGCATGATATAGACAAGGCAAGTAACATCATTGCCGATGCCATTGAAAACGGAGATAAGATTCTGGTTTCTGGTGATTATGATGTTGACGGTATTACAGGTACAGCCCTGGGGGTAAGAGGTCTTAAGGATTTAGGTGCCTCTGAGGTTAGATATTTTGTCCCATCAAGATATGAGGGCGGCTACGGAGTCAGCAATGAGACTGTAGATGATGCCGTTTCTCATGGAGTTAAGCTGCTTCTGACCGTGGATAACGGTGTCAGCTGTCTTGAATCAATCAATTACGCTAAGAGCAAAGGTCTTAAGGTTGTAATTACAGATCATCATGAAACTCCTGAACTGTTGCCGGATGCTGATGCAATAGTTGATCCTAAGCTTCCTGAAGATAAATTCCCTTCAAAAAATCTCTGCGGTGCCGGTGTTCTTTTCTATGTTCTGGTTGCAACCAGAGCTGTTCTTCGTGATCGCGATTTCTATAAGAATTCCAAGGTGCCTCTCATTGCCAGATTCCTTGATCTGGTGGCCTTAGGCACTATTGGCGATGTTATGCAGCTAGATGCCAACAACCGCAAGCTGGTCAAATATGGCTTTGACAAGATCAAAGCAGGCAAATCTATTATCGGTATCAAGGCTCTGGCCGCCTCCTGTCGAGTTGATCTTGCTGCCATAAATTCTGTAAGCATTGCCTTTGATCTCTGTCCAAGACTGAATGCTCCTGGCAGAATCAAGCTGGAGAACAATCCTGCGGTTTCCTTGATGTTAACCGACGATGAGACCGAAGCCTGCATTATTGCCCGTGATCTTGAGATGTGTAACAAGCGTCGTGGTGACTATGAGCGTGTTTTCCTCAAGGAAGCCACAGAGGATGCTCTAAAGCAGGAAGGCAACTGTGCGATTGTGCTTTACAGACCTAACTGGCTGGTTGGCTTGGGCGGTCTTATAGCCAGCAGAATCAAGGAGAAGTTCTCTGTTCCTTGCTTTGTATTCTCTGGATCAGGGGATGAACTTGCAGGGTCCGCCCGTTCTGTTCCTGGTTTTAGCATTGTTAAGAATCTTCAGCTTTTATCAGAGAAATGTCCTGATCTTCTGATTAGATTCGGTGGACATGCTATGGCGGCAGGTGCTTCCATTCATAAGGATAACTTTGAGAAGTTCAAAGAGCTGTTTAATCAGGTGGCAAAGGAGAATCTTGGAAATCCAAATGATGAAGAGATTATTTCTGATGGAGAACAGCCTTCTAACTATCTGACCATCGGCTTTGCCCGTGATCTTGAGGCTTATGGTCCATGGGGCAATGGTTTTGAAGAACCATGCTTTGATGGTGAGTATACCGTTGAGGATGTAATTCTGGTTGGAAACCGTCATCTTCGTTTCTCGCTCCGCAACGATGATGGCTCCTATATGAGAGGAATAAAACTTCGGGCAACTCCAAGCGAGCGCGAAATCAAAGCCAATATGAGAGTAAGAGCGGTATACACCATTGGTGTTAACCACTATATGGGCTCTCAGCGTCTTGAAATCAAAATTTCCTCAATTGAAAAAGTCGAAAAAAAAGCCTGA
- the menB gene encoding 1,4-dihydroxy-2-naphthoyl-CoA synthase, whose protein sequence is MRQWTKIKDYEEILFDFYEGIARITINRPRYRNAFTPLTVAEMSDALYYCRECADVRVVVLTGAGDKAFCSGGDMNYKGRGGYVDGKGVPRLNVLDVQKQIRSLPKPVIAMVNGFAIGGGHVLHVVCDLSIASENAIFGQTGPKVGSFDAGFGSSYLARVVGQKKAREIWFLCRQYSAKEALEMGLVNTVVPVEELENTTVEWAQRIMELSPLALRMIKAGLNAELDGQAGIQELAGDATMLYYMTDEAQEGGKAFLEKRKPNFSKLNNLP, encoded by the coding sequence ATGCGACAGTGGACAAAGATTAAAGATTACGAAGAAATTCTTTTTGATTTTTACGAGGGTATAGCTCGTATTACCATCAATCGCCCTCGTTATAGAAATGCCTTTACCCCTCTGACTGTTGCAGAGATGAGTGATGCGCTTTATTACTGCCGTGAATGTGCAGATGTCCGTGTTGTAGTTCTAACAGGTGCCGGTGATAAGGCTTTCTGTTCCGGTGGCGATATGAACTACAAAGGCCGTGGTGGTTATGTTGATGGAAAGGGGGTTCCAAGACTTAATGTCCTGGATGTGCAAAAGCAGATTAGATCTCTTCCTAAGCCTGTGATTGCCATGGTTAACGGTTTTGCTATTGGCGGAGGTCATGTTCTGCATGTTGTATGCGATCTTTCAATTGCTTCAGAAAACGCTATTTTCGGTCAGACCGGTCCTAAGGTAGGCAGCTTTGATGCCGGCTTTGGTTCTTCCTATCTTGCCCGCGTTGTAGGTCAGAAAAAAGCTCGTGAAATCTGGTTCCTCTGCCGTCAGTACAGCGCTAAGGAAGCTCTTGAGATGGGACTGGTTAATACAGTTGTTCCTGTGGAAGAGCTTGAAAATACCACTGTTGAATGGGCTCAGAGAATAATGGAGCTAAGTCCTCTGGCTCTGCGCATGATTAAGGCAGGTTTAAATGCTGAACTGGATGGTCAGGCTGGTATTCAGGAGCTGGCTGGTGATGCCACCATGCTTTACTATATGACCGATGAGGCTCAGGAAGGCGGCAAGGCCTTTTTAGAGAAGAGAAAACCTAATTTCAGCAAACTGAACAATCTACCATAA
- a CDS encoding AMP-binding protein produces MPECNLKQGYSLIFARDYLKSESEDILSSEFKSQIDQLYHDFVSDSEYISVFSSGSTGAPKELKIKKQYMLNSAYMTCSHLKIPKGASTLLCMPLKFIGAKMVVIRAMIRELELVAVNPSSHPLSGLKKAPYFAAMTPSQVFSSLETEAERRILFDIKELIIGGGAVNSTLRAQLMQSSNRIWSTYGMTETISHIALKRVNTEDSQEGNANGYVPFEGVGLRKAQDGTLVIDAPFIGVHDLKTNDMVEFNSDNSFNILGRADNIINSGGIKIQIEKLEELIRDIVGGEFNISSVVSEKYGECVCLIIRNSQDSSLRTSDDKLLTLIKDRVPKYWAPKVILRTDNLPKTESGKPARAKLKALASELYQKEIFVKGE; encoded by the coding sequence ATGCCGGAATGTAATTTAAAACAGGGCTATTCTCTGATTTTTGCCAGAGATTATCTGAAATCAGAATCAGAGGATATTTTGTCATCGGAGTTCAAGTCGCAGATAGATCAGCTGTATCATGATTTTGTTTCTGATTCGGAGTATATAAGTGTTTTCAGCTCCGGCTCCACAGGAGCTCCCAAAGAGCTGAAAATAAAAAAGCAGTATATGCTGAACAGTGCTTATATGACCTGTTCCCATCTTAAGATCCCAAAGGGGGCCTCTACTCTTCTGTGTATGCCTCTTAAATTCATTGGGGCAAAGATGGTGGTTATAAGAGCTATGATCAGAGAACTTGAGCTGGTGGCGGTTAATCCGTCATCCCATCCTCTTTCAGGTCTGAAGAAGGCTCCTTATTTCGCGGCAATGACTCCTTCTCAGGTGTTTTCATCTCTGGAAACAGAGGCAGAAAGAAGAATTCTTTTTGACATCAAGGAGCTGATAATCGGTGGCGGTGCGGTGAACAGCACTCTGAGAGCGCAGCTCATGCAGTCTTCAAACCGCATCTGGTCAACCTATGGAATGACAGAAACTATCTCGCATATTGCCTTAAAACGGGTGAATACTGAGGACAGCCAGGAGGGAAATGCCAATGGTTATGTTCCCTTTGAAGGAGTAGGACTTCGTAAGGCGCAGGATGGAACTCTGGTTATCGATGCCCCATTTATCGGAGTTCATGATCTTAAGACCAATGATATGGTTGAGTTTAATTCTGATAACTCATTTAATATCCTGGGACGAGCCGATAATATCATTAACAGTGGCGGAATTAAGATTCAGATTGAGAAGCTTGAGGAACTTATACGAGATATTGTTGGCGGAGAATTTAATATATCCTCAGTCGTCTCCGAGAAGTACGGCGAATGCGTATGTCTGATTATAAGAAATTCTCAGGATTCATCCCTGCGAACTTCTGATGATAAGCTCTTAACTCTTATAAAAGATAGAGTTCCTAAATACTGGGCACCGAAGGTTATACTACGAACAGATAATCTTCCCAAGACAGAATCGGGAAAACCAGCAAGAGCAAAGCTTAAAGCTCTTGCCAGTGAACTGTATCAGAAGGAAATCTTTGTAAAGGGAGAGTAA